In Primulina huaijiensis isolate GDHJ02 chromosome 4, ASM1229523v2, whole genome shotgun sequence, a genomic segment contains:
- the LOC140974968 gene encoding uncharacterized protein — translation MGAAIRAETDIKRREDENKNKRPHSGQSFQVKQPFKRPNQSSGTFKGASSSPTYQEAKMCTICNNRHSGECRRKTGACFNCGKLGHRIADCPEPKKGTWSNSDTTSNKPKENKPNARVFAMTQKEADDSNDVVAGTILINEMPAYVLFDCGATHSFISKRFTKKLRLIPEVLVEPFRVATPTSKTIETHRVHKDCNIGINEHIFQAELIQLNMVEFDAILGMNWLSKNHAIVDCRLKNVKLRAPNQEEIVYYGKVKKHESLLSASQTWKAMKSGEEVYLAMLSGVKEGTTLALEKIPVVQEFPDVFPEELPGTIPDREVEFEINLVPNATPISKAP, via the coding sequence ATGGGCGCAGCAATAAGAGCAGAGACAGACATCAAACGCCGAGAGGATGAGAACAAGAATAAGCGACCTCATTCTGGACAATCTTTTCAAGTGAAACAACCGTTCAAAAGACCAAATCAGTCCAGTGGGACTTTCAAGGGCGCTTCGTCCAGTCCAACATATCAAGAGGCCAAGATGTGTACTATCTGCAATAACCGCCATTCTGGGGAATGCCGTAGAAAAACTGGTGCATGCTTCAATTGTGGGAAATTGGGACATCGAATTGCTGATTGTCCCGAGCCGAAGAAAGGGACATGGTCAAATAGTGATACTACCTCCAACAAGCCGAAGGAAAATAAGCCTAACGCTCGTGTGTTTGCAATGACTCAGAAAGAGGCAGATGACTCAAACGATGTCGTGGCAGGTACCATTCTAATCAATGAAATGCCAGCTTATgtattgtttgattgtggtgccactcATTCGTTCATATCTAAGAGGTTCACTAAGAAATTAAGGCTTATACCTGAGGTACTTGTTGAACCATTTAGAGTAGCAACTCCCACAAGTAAGACAATTGAAACTCATAGGGTGCACAAAGATTGTAATATCGGTATCAATGAGCACATATTTCAAGCTGAATTGATTCAACTAAACATGGTGGAGTTCGACGCCATTCTGGGAATGAATTGGCTATCAAAGAATCACGCAATTGTAGACTGCCGCCTGAAGAACGTCAAACTAAGGGCTCCGAACCAAGAAGAAATCGTTTACTATGGCAAAGTCAAGAAACATGAATCCTTACTATCTGCTTCCCagacttggaaagccatgaaaagtggagaagaagTTTACCTGGCTATGTTAAGCGGGGTAAAGGAAGGAaccacacttgcactagaaaagaTTCCGGTAGTACAAGAGTTTCCGGATGTCTTTCCTGAAGAACTCCCTGGCACAATCCCCGACCGCGAAGtggaatttgagattaatttagTACCCAATGCTAcaccaatctcaaaagcaccgtaa